The Oenanthe melanoleuca isolate GR-GAL-2019-014 chromosome 1A, OMel1.0, whole genome shotgun sequence genome contains a region encoding:
- the ATP6V1F gene encoding V-type proton ATPase subunit F: MAGRGKLIAVMGDEDTVTGFLLGGIGELDKHRRPNFLVVEKETSLAEIEETFRGFLAREDVGMILISQALAEQIRPAVAAHARALPAVLEIPSKDHPYDPARDSVLRRARGLFAPDELR; this comes from the exons ATGGCGGGCCGCGGGAAGCTGATCGCGGTGATGGGCGATGAGGACACGGTGACTGGGTTTCTGCTGGGCGGCATCGGGGAGCTGGACAAGCACCGGCGGCCCAACTTTCTAGTGGTGGAGAAGGAGACGAGCCTGGCCGAGATCGAGGAGACGTTCCG GGGTTTCCTGGCGCGGGAGGACGTGGGCATGATCCTGATCTCGCAGGCCCTGGCGGAGCAGATCCGGCCGGCCGTCGCAGCCCACGCCCGGGCGCTGCCCGCGGTGCTCGAGATCCCCTCCAAGGACCACCCCTACGACCCGGCCCGGGACTCGGTGCTGCGCCGCGCCCGCGGGCTCTTCGCACCTGATGAGCTGCGATAG
- the LOC130248718 gene encoding rab-like protein 2A isoform X2 translates to MATAAEERGRDAAREEGPDGARDEAAAGAEETVKIICLGDSAVGKSKLLERFLLDGFRPQQVSTFALTLYQHRARVGGQEVRVDFWDTAGQERFRSMHASYYHQAHACIMVFDVQRKVTYKNLNSWYKELREFRPEIPCIVVANKIDADMKVTQKSFNFARKFSLPFYFVSAADGTNVVKLFNDAIRLAVAYKQHSGDFMDEVLRELQSFDLQNTSEDLSDKGKSCTEEEPSSA, encoded by the exons ATGGCGACGGCGGCGGAGGAGCGGGGCCGAGACGCGGCGCGGGAGGAAGGCCCGGACGGGGCCCGGGATGAGGCCGCGGCCGGCGCGGAGGAGACGGTGAAGATCATCTGCCTGGGCGACAGCGCCGTGGGCAAGTCCAA GCTGCTGGAGCGGTTCCTGCTCGATGGCTT CCGCCCGCAGCAGGTGTCCACCTTCGCCCTGACGCTGTACCAGCACCGCGCCCGCGTGGGCGGCCAGGAGGTCCGCGTGG ACTTCTGGGACACGGCGGGCCAGGAGCGGTTCCGGAGCATGCACGCCTCCTACTACCACCAGGCCCACGCCTGCATCATG GTGTTTGATGTGCAGCGGAAGGTCACCTACAAGAACCTGAACAGCTGGTACAAGGAGCTGAGGGAATTCCGCCCAGAGATTCCATGCATTGTAGTGGCCAACAAGATTGATG CGGATATGAAGGTCACCCAGAAAAGCTTCAATTTTGCCCGGAAGTTCAGTTTGCCCTTTTACTTTGTGTCTGCTGCCGATGGCACCAACGTGGTGAAG ctcttCAACGATGCCATCAGACTGGCCGTGGCTTACAAGCAGCACTCGGGAGACTTCATGGACGAGGTGCTGCGGGAGCTGCAG AGCTTTGACCTGCAGAACACAAGCGAGGATTTGTCGGATAAAGGGAAGAGCTGCACTGAAGAGGAGCCCTCGTCTGCCTAG
- the LOC130248548 gene encoding olfactory receptor 5V1-like translates to MNQTQVTEFVLLSFSRGRPFLFALFLAVYLATLLGNSAILCVVCLDPQLHSPMYLFLGHLSCLDLCYSSVTVPQVLAGARAAQASISLRGCLAQALALMWLAGAECALLALMACDRVAAVCQPLRYGRLLPPRRCLAAAAGCWLWGLLDSALHTALAARLSFCAPARLQHIFCDVPPLLAAACSDTRPNRLALHVCSVFVGLAPFLLVLVSYLCILVTILRMPLATSRRKAFSTCSAHLLVVTLFFVAANLNYNRPSSGYSPAADTLVSALFCIATPMLNPLIYSLRNRQVWGALRRALRAGGAPGPAGLA, encoded by the coding sequence ATGAACCAGACGCAGGTGACCGAGTTTGTGCTCCTGAGCTTTTCGCGCGGCCGGCCCTTCctctttgctcttttcctggCCGTTTACCTGGCCACGCTGCTGGGCAACTCCGCAATCCTGTGCGTCGTGTGCCTGGAtccccagctgcacagccccatgTACCTGTTCCTGGGCCACCTGTCCTGCCTGGACCTGTGCTACTCGTCGGTGACGGTGCCGCAGGTGCTGGCGGGCGCGCGGGCCGCACAGGCCTCCATCTCGCTGCGGGGCTGCCTGGCGCAGGCCCTGGCGCTCATGTGGCTGGCGGGGGCCGAGTGCGCGCTGCTGGCCCTCATGGCCTGCGACCGCGTGGCCGCCGTGTGCCAGCCGCTGCGCTACGGCCGGCTCCTGCCGCCCCGCCGCTGCCTGGCGGCCGCCGCcggctgctggctctgggggctgctggaCTCGGCCCTGCACACGGCGCTGGCCGCCCGCCTCTCCTTCTGCGCGCCCGCCCGGCTCCAGCACATCTTCTGCGACGTGCCGCCGCTGCTGGCGGCCGCCTGCAGCGACACCCGCCCCAACCGGCTGGCCCTGCACGTCTGCAGCGTCTTCGTGGGGCTCGCGCCCTTCCTGCTCGTCCTCGTCTCCTACCTTTGCATCCTGGTCACCATCCTCAGGATGCCGCTGGCCACCAGCCGGCGCAAGGCCTTCTCCACCTGCTCGGCGCACCTGCTCGTGGTCACCCTGTTCTTCGTGGCGGCCAACCTCAACTACAACCGGCCCAGCTCGGGCTACTCGCCAGCGGCCGACACGCTGGTGTCCGCGCTCTTCTGCATCGCCACCCCCATGCTcaaccccctcatctacagcctgcGGAACCGCCAGGTGTGGGGGGCCCTGCGCAGGGCACTGCGGGCCGGGGgcgcgccgggcccggccgggctcGCCTGA
- the NME6 gene encoding nucleoside diphosphate kinase 6 isoform X2 has product MAAPRRLQLTLALLKPDAVAHPLVCEAVHAAILRHRFLIVRAKELRCGPEQSRRFYREHAGRFFYQRLVEFMASGPMWAYILAHEDAVSLWRSLMGPTKVFRARHSDPDSIRGAYGLTDTRNTTHGSDSPASASREIAFFFPEFDERRWLEREEPRWRRGELRYSAAERVHRLPGARGAD; this is encoded by the exons ATGGCGGCCCCGCGGCGCCTCCAGCTGACCCTGGCGCTGCTCAAGCCGGACGCCGTGGCCCATCCGCTGGTGTGCGAG GCCGTGCACGCCGCCATCCTCCGCCACCGGTTCCTCATTGTCCGCGCCAAGGAGCTGCGCTGCGGCCCGGAGCAGAGCCGCCGCTTCTACCGGGAGCACGCAG GGCGATTCTTCTACCAGCGGCTGGTGGAGTTCATGGCCAG CGGCCCCATGTGGGCTTACATCCTGGCCCATGAGGACGCTGTCTCTCTCTGGAGATCCCTGATGGGACCCACTAAAGTGTTCCGAGCTCGGCACAGCGACCCAGACTCCATCCGGGGTGCCTACGGCCTCACGGACACCAGGAACACGACCCATGGCTCAG ACTCGCCTGCCTCGGCCAGCAGGGAGATCGCCTTTTTCTTCCCCGAGTTCGACGAGCGGCGCTGGCTGGAGCGGGAGGAGCCGCGCTGGCGGCGCGGGGAGCTGCGGTACAGCGCCGCGGAGCGCGTGCACCGCCTGCCGGGGGCCCGGGGCGCAGACTGA
- the NME6 gene encoding nucleoside diphosphate kinase 6 isoform X1 yields the protein MAAPRRLQLTLALLKPDAVAHPLVCEAVHAAILRHRFLIVRAKELRCGPEQSRRFYREHAGTGGARRLRSGVLPGPLPTRSVLSAGRFFYQRLVEFMASGPMWAYILAHEDAVSLWRSLMGPTKVFRARHSDPDSIRGAYGLTDTRNTTHGSDSPASASREIAFFFPEFDERRWLEREEPRWRRGELRYSAAERVHRLPGARGAD from the exons ATGGCGGCCCCGCGGCGCCTCCAGCTGACCCTGGCGCTGCTCAAGCCGGACGCCGTGGCCCATCCGCTGGTGTGCGAG GCCGTGCACGCCGCCATCCTCCGCCACCGGTTCCTCATTGTCCGCGCCAAGGAGCTGCGCTGCGGCCCGGAGCAGAGCCGCCGCTTCTACCGGGAGCACGCAGGTACGGGCGGGGCTAGGCGGCTCCGCAGCGGGGTGCTGCCCGGGCCCCTGCCGACTCGGTCCGTGCTGTCCGCAGGGCGATTCTTCTACCAGCGGCTGGTGGAGTTCATGGCCAG CGGCCCCATGTGGGCTTACATCCTGGCCCATGAGGACGCTGTCTCTCTCTGGAGATCCCTGATGGGACCCACTAAAGTGTTCCGAGCTCGGCACAGCGACCCAGACTCCATCCGGGGTGCCTACGGCCTCACGGACACCAGGAACACGACCCATGGCTCAG ACTCGCCTGCCTCGGCCAGCAGGGAGATCGCCTTTTTCTTCCCCGAGTTCGACGAGCGGCGCTGGCTGGAGCGGGAGGAGCCGCGCTGGCGGCGCGGGGAGCTGCGGTACAGCGCCGCGGAGCGCGTGCACCGCCTGCCGGGGGCCCGGGGCGCAGACTGA
- the LOC130248718 gene encoding rab-like protein 2A isoform X1 — protein MATAAEERGRDAAREEGPDGARDEAAAGAEETVKIICLGDSAVGKSKLLERFLLDGLYPWSGGGRRRGRGGRRRGPRSSVLLRASLTRRSRPQQVSTFALTLYQHRARVGGQEVRVDFWDTAGQERFRSMHASYYHQAHACIMVFDVQRKVTYKNLNSWYKELREFRPEIPCIVVANKIDADMKVTQKSFNFARKFSLPFYFVSAADGTNVVKLFNDAIRLAVAYKQHSGDFMDEVLRELQSFDLQNTSEDLSDKGKSCTEEEPSSA, from the exons ATGGCGACGGCGGCGGAGGAGCGGGGCCGAGACGCGGCGCGGGAGGAAGGCCCGGACGGGGCCCGGGATGAGGCCGCGGCCGGCGCGGAGGAGACGGTGAAGATCATCTGCCTGGGCGACAGCGCCGTGGGCAAGTCCAA GCTGCTGGAGCGGTTCCTGCTCGATGGCTTGTATCCTTGGAGCGGGGGCGGGaggcggcgcgggcggggcgggcggcggcgcgggccgCGCTCCTCCGTGCTGCTCCGAGCCTCCTTAACGCGCCGCAGCCGCCCGCAGCAGGTGTCCACCTTCGCCCTGACGCTGTACCAGCACCGCGCCCGCGTGGGCGGCCAGGAGGTCCGCGTGG ACTTCTGGGACACGGCGGGCCAGGAGCGGTTCCGGAGCATGCACGCCTCCTACTACCACCAGGCCCACGCCTGCATCATG GTGTTTGATGTGCAGCGGAAGGTCACCTACAAGAACCTGAACAGCTGGTACAAGGAGCTGAGGGAATTCCGCCCAGAGATTCCATGCATTGTAGTGGCCAACAAGATTGATG CGGATATGAAGGTCACCCAGAAAAGCTTCAATTTTGCCCGGAAGTTCAGTTTGCCCTTTTACTTTGTGTCTGCTGCCGATGGCACCAACGTGGTGAAG ctcttCAACGATGCCATCAGACTGGCCGTGGCTTACAAGCAGCACTCGGGAGACTTCATGGACGAGGTGCTGCGGGAGCTGCAG AGCTTTGACCTGCAGAACACAAGCGAGGATTTGTCGGATAAAGGGAAGAGCTGCACTGAAGAGGAGCCCTCGTCTGCCTAG